TATTGTGTTCCCGAAGAGACTGCTGCGCCTTTAATGGCCACATTTTGCTGGGTGCCAACCAAGGATTTGGATTGCTCCATGAGCTTTTCTTGGTCCACACTACCAGAAACGAGGCTCATTTTGTCCACCTCATTCTTGATGGTTACAAAATCAAAATCTTCGTTCGGATCTATCCGGCTTCCGGCAGGGTTGTCGCCGGGGATTGGGGCCAAGACTTCTTCGAGGAGAGGCGTAAGGTTTTCCATACGTCAAATACGGAGCTGAATCCGTGTGTTTGCTGGGTGAAGGTTCTGTTTGATAATACGGTTTTTTTGCCTAAATGCGCTCAGGGATTTTTTGGATTATTTGGGCAAGGCTCATAGCCGGGTTTTCCAAGGATTCCCTGACATGGTACGGGATGGCTTGGCCTACAATGGTTCCGTAACCCATCGGATAGACGGCTGGAAGCCCCATTTCACCGTCTAAGAGGGCAATTAAAGCATCTGGGTTTGGTTTCTCGAGAAATATTAATAGGCGGCGCGAGCCACGAGATTGAGGCAAAGACCAAAAGAGGCTTGGGTAAATGGCCGAGCCCCACAACCGCAGAACAGCCGTTAGCCAAAAAGCGACCTCGGTAGCCACCACCGTTTCCGAGGCACTCAGGGGCAAGACAATACCGGGAAATTTTCGGTTTTTCTCTAATCGTGCAAAATGGATAAAATTGAATAGCTGATGCCACAAATCCATTCTGCGAAAATCTTTAAAATCTCCGTAGATCCCAAACCAAAACGCGGCTTGTGTCGTCGTTTCCAAAAATAATTTCAGGTGGTTTTGGGCCTGTGCAAAGAATACTTTATCAGGAAGAGGCAAACTGTGTACCATTTGTTCGATGTGTGGATGCAAAAGATCGGGCGAAGGTTGATCAAGGTACTCCACTGTCTTTCGATAGGCTGGATGCAAGGCTAAGACTAAAGAAGGGAGGAGCGTATGGGCTAATCCTTGTAATGCTCCGCGTATGCCAAAGGTTATAGGGAATAGTCTGCCGGATTTATCGCGGCTGGTTTGGAGGCGACCAGAAAGAAAGCGGTGGCTCGAAGGATCGGCGTAGAAATAATGGTAGGGCGGGGCTTTTCGCCAAATGAGTTCCCAGTCCGCTTCCCAGTGCGTTCTTCCGGCAAGGATGCCTTCTTGAAGCCAAATGTCGAAGTGGCTCACATCTGGCCCGGTGGCCTGAACCCGAACAAAGTCCCCAAATGCAGGCAACTTCCCAAAACAGAATGGCAGCATAGGTCTGAAAGGTTTGCAACAGAAAGAGGTGTACCAGCCACAAAAGCGGAATAGCAGCAAGTAGAGAAGCCATTTTACAACACCTTCACGGAAAATGCAAGTCCGTGCATAAAATAGTACCAATAGGGGATGCGCCCATCTGTTATACCAAAGGGTGTATCTGCCTAGTTTTTTGGACGTTGCAGGGTGAAT
This genomic interval from Bacteroidetes Order II. bacterium contains the following:
- the tagF gene encoding type VI secretion system-associated protein TagF; this encodes MLPFCFGKLPAFGDFVRVQATGPDVSHFDIWLQEGILAGRTHWEADWELIWRKAPPYHYFYADPSSHRFLSGRLQTSRDKSGRLFPITFGIRGALQGLAHTLLPSLVLALHPAYRKTVEYLDQPSPDLLHPHIEQMVHSLPLPDKVFFAQAQNHLKLFLETTTQAAFWFGIYGDFKDFRRMDLWHQLFNFIHFARLEKNRKFPGIVLPLSASETVVATEVAFWLTAVLRLWGSAIYPSLFWSLPQSRGSRRLLIFLEKPNPDALIALLDGEMGLPAVYPMGYGTIVGQAIPYHVRESLENPAMSLAQIIQKIPERI